The Mangrovivirga cuniculi genomic sequence GCTTTTCAGTTATCTCAATTATCTCAGTATATAATTTAAAAACATCGTGCTTCATTCCCTCAACCAGTTCTCCGGTAAAGAGATTATTACCAAAGTATAAAATTTCTCCTACTCTGAAGTGATTTATACCTACGGGAACCTGATGTTTAAATAAGAGAGGTACCACTACAGAAGTACCACCGGTTACCCATGGAATTTTTACATTAAACCTGGTTTCAATTAATTGCTTATAGAGGCTGAGCTGAACAAGCTTATCCGTAGATGGCATAACACCATACAGACAATTCAGGTTAGAACCAATTCCGGTAACTTTTATATTTGGCAATTTGAAAACCGATGCATAAAAATCCATGAGCTCTTCACCCATAACGCCTTCTCTGAGGTCGCCGAGCTCAATCATAATTATTACTTTGTGCTGTCTGTTTTGCTTTACCGCTTCCTCACTGAGCCACTTAATTGTTTCATATTCGGTATTAAAACTAGCATCTGCATATTTAACGATTTTGGATATGCTTCTTTTGGCCGGGGGTTTTATATAAACAGTTTCAACATCAGGATTTAAAGACTTAACCTTTTTTAGATTAGAAATCCGGCTATCACAAATCTCTGAAATACCTAGGTTAATGATCTCCTGTAAAAACTTTTCATTCCCGCATAATAATTTCGAAACAATAGCCCAATCGATACTGTTCTCCCTGAACAGATTATTAAGAAACTGATAATTATGCTGTAATTTTGATTTATTAAGTGTTAGATAAGCCATTTTATTTTATAAATCTGGGTATGTCTAGTGGTAAACGGGTGAGTAATTCGTAATTGAGCTGATCACTCAATTCTCCAAACGAGGACACAGTAACTTCAAGGTCACCCTGATCACCTATTATTACAACCTCGTCTCCTATGGAAACATCTTCAATTCCGGTTACATCGATTTGAAGGCAGTTCATATTTACAATACCAATAACCGGTAACCGTTCTCCCCTTATTAGTACACGTCCTGTGTTGCTTAAAGTTCTGCTAAAGCCATTTGCATATCCAATCGGAACAATGGCTATTTTCATATCATGTCCAGCAAGATAAGTAGTACCATAACCAATATATTCTCCGGTCTTTACTTTCTGGATACTCATAATATAGCTTTTCCAGTTGATTAATCTCCACAGTGGACTTTCCTTTATCGCTTTGTTTTTAAGATACTCAATAAGGATTTCTCTACTTGGCCAGAAACCATATTGTAAAATACCTACTCTGACCATATCAAAATGCATCGAAGGATATCGTATCATTGCTGCTGAACAACAGGTATGATACATCTCTGGTTTAACACCCGATTCCTCACAATGTTTTTTGACATTCAGAAACTTTCTGCATTGTTCTTCTATCCGCACATAGTTTCCAATGCTTTCTGCACCTGCAAAATGGGTGCAAAGTGCTTTGAATATAAGTGTATCTTTATTTTCTTCAAAGAACTCTAAAACACTATCGATATCTTCGGGATTAAAGCCGGTTCGGTTCATCCCTGTTTCCAGCTCAACATGACAAATAGCCTTTTTGTCGAGTTTTTGAGCAACTTCTTTTACTTTTTGTAACCTGACCTGCTCAAAAACAAAAAACTCTATCTCATTTTCGATCAACCATTCAAAGTCATTTTCAGTTATATCTCCCATTACCAGGAGCGTACAGTTTTCGTCTTTTATAACATCAAAAACACGTCTTGCTTCATAAGAGCTATATACAGAAAAATGATCAACTCCAGCATTGAGCGCAATTTTTATGAACTCTTCAATACCATGGCCATAGGCATTGCCTTTAACAACACTTGAAAACACAGTGTTTTTACTTATCTGGCTTTTGATAAATTCCAGATTGTGTCTGTAAGCCTCGGTACTTAGTTCAATGCAAGACGAATGATTCATTTAAGTGATTTTTTTGATCAACTAAATCCATGAACATTTCAATGGATGGACGGATAATTTCATCCGGAAAATCATAGTCTGGATTATGCAGGGCAGAAACATCTTCTCCGGCACCTATTCCAAACATTGCTCCGCTAAATTTATCCGTGAAAAGCCCGAAATCTTCTCCCCATTTAAATGGGAGATCTATTTCTTCATATTTTAACCCGCATTTATCAGCCGCATTTTTTATTGCATTGACTGCATGTTCGTCATTGACGTTTGCGAAGAATGATTCGGTCCAATCAATTTCATAATTTATTTTTCCATCACAAACTTCCCTGACTATATCCTTTACACTTTTTTTCAGACCTGCCATCCTGGCATTGAGTTTAGTACGCAAAGTATAATGCAACTCCCCATATCCAGCACTTACACCATAACTTGTATTTCCTACGTGGGCGTAAATGGGGGTCATTAATTGAAAATCATTATTACTTAAGTCAGGATTTTGCAATTCTGCGAATTGACTGATCATTTTACTGATAAAACCCATAGGGTTAATTCCGTGTTCAGGTTCAGCAGCATGAGCAGTTACTCCTTTTAATTTAATTATAATACTATCTGCAGCACAAGAAAAACTCCCTTGCTTACAAAGAATTTTACCTCTTTCTACTCCAGGAATGTTATGCAGAGAATAAACTACATCCGGATTTACCTCTTCAAACAGAGGGTCGTCGATTACTGCCCTTGCGCCATGGCCGTTTTCTTCAGCTGGTTGAAATAGTAAATGAACTTTCCCTTTTTTTATTCCGGTCTGATCTAAAAGCCTGGTAGTTCCTAATATTATAGTTGTATGACCATCATGCCCGCAAAGGTGGGCAACACCATCATTTACAGATTTATATTCCAGATCAGATTCCTCCTGAATAGGTAAGGCATCGATATCTCCACGCAACATAATTTCAGGCCCGGGCTCATCACCTTCAAAGGTGACTATTACCCCTGTTTTACCAATTGAAGAAACCTTCCCATTCTCAATCTTCTCGAGTCTTTTTAAAATCCACTTTTGAGTTTGCTTTTCATTATCTGAAAGTTCAGGATGCTTGTGTAAAGTCCTCCTGAACTTTACAAGATCGTCAATCTTTACTTTCATGCGTTTTTAAATCTCATTTCAAGATACTTATTGGTAAACCCAATCTTTTCATATAAAAATTTAGCCGGGTTATTTGGTTCCACGTGTAGAGCTATATCTCCTTTTGAAACTTCAATTGCTTTTTGCATTAATTTTTTACCAAGTCCAGCTCCTCTTTTATCACCGTGAACAGCAATGTAGACGAGGATATTTTCAGGAATATATCCACCCATTCCTGTTTCGTTCAGAACTACGGCTCCTACTATTTTATCACCATCCGCCCCAACAATTATATTTCCTCCGCGGTCGTATACATAATCTATGGCCTTGAGTATATCTGACTTATCGTCTCCGAACTCGTCAAGGTGTTCTGCTAAAAATGTAGCAATAGCATCATTAGTAAATTTGCTATCTTCACCTGTCTCACTATTAATTACTGTTAATGTTGTCTCTGACATTTTAAAAGCTGTTTTATTTTGATTTTGGATATATTAAAGATAATACAATAAACACGAATGCTGAAGCGGTAATACCGAATACATTAGGATCCAGATTATACGGAAGTTTAAAGTACACATCCAGATAGTCAACGTGAATTATCTGTGATGAGTTTATTGAACTGATAATTTTCCCGGGACTTAATGATTGAGTTGCAATTCCTGACAAATCAACCTGGTTTGATAATTCATTAAACCTGGCCATAACTTCGGGCCCGGTTAGAGTAGTAGGCAGAGTTATTTTATTTGCCTGTAACATTGCTGTAGCCAATCCTCCGGTAATCATTCCCCAAAAGGCTCCTGTCGGACTGCTTCTTTTCCAGAAAAGGGCTCCCATGATCGGAACAAATAATCCCGAAACCATAAAAGCATAACTGTATAACATCAGGCTTAATACATTCTCCATTACGCTTGCAATGAGAATTGCTAATACTCCGACGGCTAAAGTGACTATCTGTGATAATCTTAAAACCGATTTTTCTGAATCAAACTTATTTGTAAACTTCTGAATGAAATCTGAAACGATGTTTCCTGAAGAAGCCATAAGGCAACTATCAGCTGTTGAAAGAATAGCAGAAAAATAGGCTGACATCATTAACCCTAAAAGACCAACCGGCAAAATGGTTCTCAATAACATCGGAAGTCCTTGTTCGGGATCTGTCTGAGCTATATTTTCTGCTCCCAGGTAATCAAACATACCCTGGTCTGCAGCTACACGTGCAAAAAGTCCGAGTGCTACCCCCATGAACGCCATTATTGGCCATTCAAATAAGCCTGCAATGTACCATGCTTTTTTAGCGGTTTTTACATCCTTACAGGCATAAATTCGTTGGTATAAAGTCATTCCGACAAACCAGATCGGAATAATTGTAACCACCCAATACACAATATCCTGCCAACTGATATTTGCAAGCGAAAGCATTTCGGGTTTTACTGTACCCCGAATTCCTTCAAGCCCACCAATTGCATAATAAGAGAGTGGAATTCCGATAAAAATTAGGCCGGACAATAAAATTATCCATTGAATTGTATCGGTATAGATTACTGCTTTTATTCCTCCCATCACTGTGTATACCACAGCTATTGATCCCATTATGATCAAAGCCGTAGATAAATTAAGTTCCTGGAAAGTACCTGAAGCTAATTTTGCGCCGGCTAATATCTGTGAACTTGTAAATCCTGCATAGCCAATAGCGGATATAACGGCTGCAGTGATCGCTACCTTTTTATCAAAGAAATACTCATAAACCTGGGGCATGGTGTGGAATTTACTGAATGCAGCATTTCCCCTAACTACCGGGATAAGAAATACAGCGGCGAGCCAGGCTCCGAGCAATCCGGTAAAAAGCATCCAACTCCCGGAAATTCCCATCGTAAATCCTAATCCGCCAAGGCCAATCGAAAATCCACCTCCGACATCAGTTGCAACTACACTTAATCCGATATGCCAGCTCGACATCCCTCTACCACCTACATAATAATCATCCAGTCCTTCATTTTTTCGTAAAAAGAAGAACCCAACACCTAACATGGCAATCATGTAAATGGCAAAAATGGCCAGGTCTATAATATTCATAAAGAGATTTGATTTCTACTGAACTTTCTTTTTGCTTTAGTGCTACTAAAAATGGTTGTGATAACTTTTTATTAAAAATAGTTTCAGGTGAAACAAAATTAATATGAAATTATCCGTTGTGCCAATTAAAATGTTTTATTCCTTGGAATTTGATATTATCTCACCGGTTGTTAATAATGGAGAAGCATCAATTTTGCCTGCATCCATTAAGTTAACCAATGTATTAATTGATGATTTAATCTGATTAATTTCTATATCGTCAAGTTTTTCCAGACTGGTCTCCAGCTTTTCCTGCATCAGGGGAGGAATTTTGTCAAAAGAATCCTGGCCGGTTTTAGTTAATGCGATGAGGCTGCTTCGCTTATCTTCGATTCTTGGAAGTCTTGCTACATAACCTTTTGATTCCAAACGCTTTATTATTCCTGTAACAGTGCTCGCATTTAAATTTAAATGGGCTTTAATATCTTTTTGCGTTGCCATCCCTTTGTCTGACTGCTTAAGAAATTTCAAAGTGAGTAATTGGGGAATACTAAGACCATATTTTTTTTGAATCCTTTTACTTTCAAGGTTTATGGCTCTTATTATCCTTCTCAAATCAATAAGAATGTCAGTATATTCCATTTTGTTCCTGCAGAAAATATTTTCTCAAAGATAAATAAATATTTGAATGAATTTTAGCGATAAATAAGGTCTATATTTTTCATTTGTACCATTAATGCAAATTAAGATGCTTAAACTGTTGACAATAAGATAATTGTTGCCTATTTTCGACACATTCCAAAAATTTTTTAACCATTTAGCCGCTAAATTTAAAGAATGAGTCCAAGAGAAATCAGTAAAGTTTTTATTATCGACGATGAGCCTATTTGCAATAAGTTGTGTAAAAACATGCTTTCATATCACTACCCTCATTTTAGTGTAAATGAATATACTGATCCGGATGAAGCATTGAGAGATTTAGAAAAGGGAGAAGACCCGGACTTGATCATTCTTGACATCCAGATGAAAAATATGTCAGGCTGGCAATTTCTTGACAAGTATAATTCAAGTAAAAAAAAGGGTAAAGTTCTAATAGTAAGCAGTTCGCCAGATTTTAATGATTTTAAGAAAGCAAAAGATCATGAAAGAGTGTACAAGTATATAGTTAAACCTCTTGACACTCTCAAGGTGGCTAATTTACTTGAACCAGCTAAAATTTTATAGGTCCTGCTTAATCTTCATCGAAGCTGTCAGCTTGAAATCCATTGAATTTCTTTTTCAATTTGTTTTCTGTGATCTTGTGATTCACAGTGTAGGACGGATCGAGTTCCAGTCTAACTAATCTTTTATCTGCTAATACGAGCATTAGTTTCTGATAGTCATTCTGAAATTCCTGAGTTCTGCGTGCTTCTTTAAATGCATATTTTCTTGCAAAAGCATCAGCCTTGGTGATCACTTCTATTTTTAACTCTGCAGCGATATTTCTTTTTTCCATGAGATCTTGTGCAGAACGCCCAATAACCTCGGTTGCTTCCAGCGTATTTATTGTTACAACAGTAGTTCCACCTACTCCGGAAACCATTTTACTTGCATCGCCTTCAAGAAAAATAGGAGAAAGTCCGGTGGTAGCACCTAAAGTCGCATTCAATATGGATCGATTCTTTTTTCCCTTTCTGGCTCTCTTGTAATTTTTTTCTAATTCCTTTTCTTTGTCTTCCAGTTGTTCACTTAGAATATAGACCTCACTCAGCACATTAATATACTGTTCGTAAAAGATCTTATCCTTTTTAGCCAGATTTTCTGCGTGCTTTACCAAAATAGTGACATTCTTTTGATCCTTTTTACCACTTTTATCCATAGCAAAAAATGTCAGTTTTGCACTATCTATTTTTTCCTCTTCTGAGACAAAATCATAATCAGGAGTCCAGATCATCTCATATTGTGATTCCGTATTTTTTCTCAAAGCTGAATCATCAATTTCCGCTTTATCACTCACAAAATAAAACCCACTTATATCATCGTCTCCGTTAGGGTCTGATAAGAAAAACTTAATATTTACTGTTGAGTTTTCATATATCTCTATAATATCCGTTTGGGGTACCATGCTAATCTGCGGTGGCAAATCGATCTGAGTAGTTTCAATAATAAGCCTTCCTTCAGATCTTGCTTTATAAGGTTGGTCTTCTACATAAAATTGTAATTCATATGGAGTCCGGCGTAATTTATTAAATTGATAACGAGAGGGTTTCCAGGTAACCTCACCTGACTGAGAAACTTTTAGTCCTTGCGGAAGTCTGGCAGGATCTGCAAAAAACACAACTGGATCACCATCGGGATCTGAGA encodes the following:
- a CDS encoding response regulator; this translates as MSPREISKVFIIDDEPICNKLCKNMLSYHYPHFSVNEYTDPDEALRDLEKGEDPDLIILDIQMKNMSGWQFLDKYNSSKKKGKVLIVSSSPDFNDFKKAKDHERVYKYIVKPLDTLKVANLLEPAKIL
- a CDS encoding alanine racemase codes for the protein MAYLTLNKSKLQHNYQFLNNLFRENSIDWAIVSKLLCGNEKFLQEIINLGISEICDSRISNLKKVKSLNPDVETVYIKPPAKRSISKIVKYADASFNTEYETIKWLSEEAVKQNRQHKVIIMIELGDLREGVMGEELMDFYASVFKLPNIKVTGIGSNLNCLYGVMPSTDKLVQLSLYKQLIETRFNVKIPWVTGGTSVVVPLLFKHQVPVGINHFRVGEILYFGNNLFTGELVEGMKHDVFKLYTEIIEITEKPKVPIGVLDENPSGETFKINEEDYGQSSYRAIIDIGLLDIDPDYLIPEDDDLSISGASSDMLIIDLGETDRDMKVGDLVAFNLKYMGALSILNSNYIEKKVVD
- a CDS encoding GNAT family N-acetyltransferase; translation: MSETTLTVINSETGEDSKFTNDAIATFLAEHLDEFGDDKSDILKAIDYVYDRGGNIIVGADGDKIVGAVVLNETGMGGYIPENILVYIAVHGDKRGAGLGKKLMQKAIEVSKGDIALHVEPNNPAKFLYEKIGFTNKYLEMRFKNA
- the alr gene encoding alanine racemase, producing the protein MNHSSCIELSTEAYRHNLEFIKSQISKNTVFSSVVKGNAYGHGIEEFIKIALNAGVDHFSVYSSYEARRVFDVIKDENCTLLVMGDITENDFEWLIENEIEFFVFEQVRLQKVKEVAQKLDKKAICHVELETGMNRTGFNPEDIDSVLEFFEENKDTLIFKALCTHFAGAESIGNYVRIEEQCRKFLNVKKHCEESGVKPEMYHTCCSAAMIRYPSMHFDMVRVGILQYGFWPSREILIEYLKNKAIKESPLWRLINWKSYIMSIQKVKTGEYIGYGTTYLAGHDMKIAIVPIGYANGFSRTLSNTGRVLIRGERLPVIGIVNMNCLQIDVTGIEDVSIGDEVVIIGDQGDLEVTVSSFGELSDQLNYELLTRLPLDIPRFIK
- a CDS encoding MarR family winged helix-turn-helix transcriptional regulator; protein product: MEYTDILIDLRRIIRAINLESKRIQKKYGLSIPQLLTLKFLKQSDKGMATQKDIKAHLNLNASTVTGIIKRLESKGYVARLPRIEDKRSSLIALTKTGQDSFDKIPPLMQEKLETSLEKLDDIEINQIKSSINTLVNLMDAGKIDASPLLTTGEIISNSKE
- a CDS encoding M20 metallopeptidase family protein, which encodes MKVKIDDLVKFRRTLHKHPELSDNEKQTQKWILKRLEKIENGKVSSIGKTGVIVTFEGDEPGPEIMLRGDIDALPIQEESDLEYKSVNDGVAHLCGHDGHTTIILGTTRLLDQTGIKKGKVHLLFQPAEENGHGARAVIDDPLFEEVNPDVVYSLHNIPGVERGKILCKQGSFSCAADSIIIKLKGVTAHAAEPEHGINPMGFISKMISQFAELQNPDLSNNDFQLMTPIYAHVGNTSYGVSAGYGELHYTLRTKLNARMAGLKKSVKDIVREVCDGKINYEIDWTESFFANVNDEHAVNAIKNAADKCGLKYEEIDLPFKWGEDFGLFTDKFSGAMFGIGAGEDVSALHNPDYDFPDEIIRPSIEMFMDLVDQKNHLNESFVLH
- a CDS encoding sodium:solute symporter family protein, translated to MNIIDLAIFAIYMIAMLGVGFFFLRKNEGLDDYYVGGRGMSSWHIGLSVVATDVGGGFSIGLGGLGFTMGISGSWMLFTGLLGAWLAAVFLIPVVRGNAAFSKFHTMPQVYEYFFDKKVAITAAVISAIGYAGFTSSQILAGAKLASGTFQELNLSTALIIMGSIAVVYTVMGGIKAVIYTDTIQWIILLSGLIFIGIPLSYYAIGGLEGIRGTVKPEMLSLANISWQDIVYWVVTIIPIWFVGMTLYQRIYACKDVKTAKKAWYIAGLFEWPIMAFMGVALGLFARVAADQGMFDYLGAENIAQTDPEQGLPMLLRTILPVGLLGLMMSAYFSAILSTADSCLMASSGNIVSDFIQKFTNKFDSEKSVLRLSQIVTLAVGVLAILIASVMENVLSLMLYSYAFMVSGLFVPIMGALFWKRSSPTGAFWGMITGGLATAMLQANKITLPTTLTGPEVMARFNELSNQVDLSGIATQSLSPGKIISSINSSQIIHVDYLDVYFKLPYNLDPNVFGITASAFVFIVLSLIYPKSK